DNA sequence from the Hemibagrus wyckioides isolate EC202008001 linkage group LG20, SWU_Hwy_1.0, whole genome shotgun sequence genome:
TTATCGTGACAATATATTAACCTGAcatatttttttacagaacTGAAAATGTCCtaacagagcaagagagaaactGCAACTCACACTGGATCCTCATCTTCAGGTTCCTCTTTGATAATGGGGAAGAGTGGTTCACTTTCCACCCCCTGCTCCTGCTTCAGCTTATAGAGTTTCTGTCTCAGAACATCCTGAtgcctctctctcagtctgcaCAGCACAGAAGTGGAGAGCGCATacagtgtttaaaataaatcaccGAAGCATGTTTTCATAAACATTCTAAACATCTCGCAATAAGACCAGTACCTCGCTCGTGCCATGTAGACTCGCACTTGCTGCATCAGGCTCTCCCAGTAGCCGATGTCCAGGTTCGAGCCTCCGGCCTGGATCTTACTCTCGATGTTCATGTGCAGTGCCTGCAGCTGGCTGTATGTTTTACCTTTGAACACCGACTGCACATCTTTACTCACCGAAGTGTTGATGCCCTCACGGCGGTCAcctgtgaaaataaatacacaagagAAGAGCTGGTGACTTTGAGGTAGTTAGAACAGAGAAACGGAACGGAAAGACTTACAGCATTAATCAAGGCATTACAGGGAAGTTACTTATCtcaatattatataaaaattataatatattataataaattaatatattataataaatgataagcttatttttaagttgtttaaaatatgtataattTTTACTGTTGCTTGTTTGAATTTGTTATAGTGATAAAATGTGTCTAAAATGTGATTCTGTAATGCTTTACCTGGCCCTTTCCCTGAAGCTTCCAGTTTGCGCAGTTTGTTGATCTCGTCCTCTGTGATTGTGGTCATGTCTCTCCAAAAATCCACATTCTTCCCCTGTTCCAGCTCCATATACACCTACCATTTACACAGAATAAATACAGCTGTTTAAACACATGACCTCCATTTAATTTCATCTTGTGTggtcatttcaattcatttcgatagtgcttttaacaatggacattgtctcgctttacagaagtatagaaacatagaatataaatgaaagacaacaataaaaatacaaattcacAAATATAGCATCAAGCAATGGTCATCAGGGTTTAATCACTTTAAGGTCTTTAAGGTTAACTGGCTGATAGTGGCCATGTTGTGTAGACACTACTTGCAAAAATTAGACGTCGATTAGACGGACGGTTCTGTAGTTACAGCCAGTTTCATGTTTGTATTGTTACTGCGCCTCCATGTGTTCAAACTCTGGTACATTTCCCATGTGTTTCTGACTGAGCGCTTACAAAAGTGCTTGGTGTGATGTGGCGATATCGAACCAAAGGTTTgatcatctttttatttatttatttattattaatattgataCTGAAACTCCAGAGGATCTTTCTTCACTGATCTAGGACTAGTTTGGAAAAGTAAATTGCATTTCCTTTGTTTTGAACCAAGAATTTCAAGACACCCGATTGTGTGACAGTTTAGCTCTTATAACCAAAAATCTAAaaagtatttttcttttccagtttGGGGGTGAGACCTTGAGCTTGAACAGCAAGTAATAGTAGCATATGTCAAAGTTTCACGTCTCCAGACCTTACGGTTTGGGCTGCAGGTTCAGTTTTAAGACAAATGATgctgatgataataataataatgatctaAGCAAATACAATACGTTCTCTTGCAATCTGTGCCTGAACCCGTTGTAAATGTTGTGGTTCCATTTTACACAATAACAATGAAAAGCAGGCCATTGattaaaaaaggagaaagattGAAAAGACATTTTGTCCCCTTCCACGTCCCCTAGCTGAAGTGCACACACCTTGATGTCCTCCAGCAGGTCGTCCATGTCTGTGACGGTGAGTCCGTTCAGGAAGGTGTACGGTTCGTGCATCTCTACAGACAAGTCATCATCCTCAGCGCTGATGTATTTGGCCAGCAGGTCAATGGGCTTGGCTCGGCCGTCTCGGATGCGGATCTTAGACCTGCACATGTAAAGCAACAAATTACAATCCAAAGTTAGCAGAACTGCTGACTGGCACAGACAGGATTTGACATTTTTCAAGCAGGTTTGAGAACTGTGAGGATCTCAGTATCAGAAGTTGGCAGATAGAAAGATCTCCAACACTGCAAGTTACtccatatatttataattattccattataaatatttctcaTTTCAGTAGTCAGAATGTCTCTGGTAAGACAAAAAATACACCATATGacgtggtggtagcatcatactgtgactgtgttttgCTAGAAAAAAGACTGCTTCAGTTATAAGGCgatcatacactgatcaggcacaacattatgaccacctgcctaatattgtgttggtcccactttttgctgccaaaacagtcctgacccgtcgaagcatggactccaccagATCCCTGAAGGATACTAACAGAACTTAAAGGAAacttttcatagatactgaccactgcagactgggaacaccccacaaaagctgcagctttggagatgctctgatccagtcgtgtaTCAGagcatcacaatctggcccttgtcctgcttctaacacataaactttgaggacaaaatgttcacttgctgcccaatatatcccacccactaacaggtgccatgatgaggagatcatcagtgttattcacttcacctctcagtgctcataatgttatacctgatcagtgtacagtgtgtgtgtgtctcatacCTGAGCTTGGCCTGATGCAGATGAAAGTTATCCTCTTGCTCTGCCCAGGTTTTAAAATGCTCagcttccttctctctctgcagcATCTCTAACTCCTGCTCCCTCATGGCCTTCTCCCGTTCTCGCTCCAGACGTAACTGCTTCACCTAAAACACATTCCCATCGGCACATCATGAATATTTTCAGTCTAACTCTTTTCCAAtgctacaaaacacacagactctTGTGGCATTTACCTTCTGCAGCTCCCTGCGATTCTCCTCCTGGATAAGCTTGTTTCTTTCCTTTAGCTCCTTTTCACCCAAGTGCCCAATTCCCTTCAACTCAAGAGCCTAGagagcaaacacacaccattaacaaGTTTAAAACAGCAACCAAAATGAGTCTAAAATGATTGATTTGGACATTTTCCTAAGAACAAAAAACGTCTGCGCTCCCATCTGACTTCTATTTGCTTATCACAGAgcgctcgattctgattggtcagaagctattaattcattttctataagaACAGTTCCATCTTTACTCTAGTCCCAGCTATAAGGATCTTATCGTTTCTGTAGTAACATACACAAAGTCTTGCACGAATAATGTGACCCATAACTATGAAActagtttttcttttaaaatctctattttctgtttgtgttttttttgttgttgttgtttatttgttgatttttttttttttaaaggagacTCCATTCTCAGAAATTTCACAGCATTAAATGTTactataaagggataaaaaaaagtacTGCTTACTTTAAAAATTATAAGCATCGTAAAATTGCTCTGGAACATGTAGATTAAGGCTGCCTTCATGTGCTTTCCACTTCGGAAGTGGGAAGCCGGAATTACGAGGATGTTGCGTTCTCATGCTTTGTCGGAAAGAACGTGAATGATGCCaggtttttccttttcattttgaCACCATAACACATATTACTCAGATAGCTAGCTTACTGACCATAAACGAATTTTGGTCGAAATTTTCTTACCTTCTGCCATTTGAAGGTGCCCAGCAGGTTATTGTCGCCAAACGGGTTGTCTGCATTAGTGTATCCCATGTACTCTTCACTCCAGCCCATTTTCTCACGCTTCTTCCTCTCCTTGGCTTCTTTCTTAGCGAGTCGACGAGCTCTCTTCTCCTCTGGAGTCTCCAAAGCCTTCAACAActccttctgcttcttctgCTCCTCTTTGGCCGAAACTTGTCCTTCTTTTTTGTCGCCCTGCTCAGAAGCAGAAGACCCGGAGGACACAGACGACCCCGAGCGCGACCCCCTTCTCTTCCGTCTGTCCTTGCTGTCATCACGATCGTTCCACTTCTTTTTACAGTCCCTGTCCTTGCTCCTCCTTTCCCTCcctctgctcctcctcctctcttcatCTCGCTCCCGCCGTCTCTCTCGGCTGGGGCTCTTGCTCCTGCGCTCGGCACTCCTCCGTCTCCTCCTCCTGTCTCTGTCGCTGCTGTCTCCGTCCCTCACACGCCGTCTCTCCGCACTGGAGCGTGCGCTGGAACAAGATGAACTCCTGCTCTGCCTGCGTTCATGTTTCTCCTTTTTTTGACTCTTCTTACTGTGTTTCTTTCTACCATGGTCATCAAACGGTGAGCTAAGTAGACAGATAAGAATGATACTGTTAGTactacttttattatttttcaaacataaaaaaaaaaaagtttaatttaaactttaatgAGTTTCCCCAGTTGGTCACGAAATGTCTTAACGTGCTAAAACTATAATGCCAATATCGCTGAAATTAATGATGCTCCTTCTGCATGTTGGTGAAGACACAACAACTGTGCATGTCTTTAAACCTAGTTTTGTATAATGTTACTTTTAAGTAATGACAACTATAAAGCTCAGGGTCATTCCTACTTATTCCttaatccatttatagttacatttaatgttgcgGAACATCTGAAGTAAGTGCTAGTTGCCACTTAACTCATTTGTAtttagtaatttatttatttttgtagagATTTTATTGAAAATGCCGAACGTTATATTGTCTCTAGAGAAAGAAGCTGGAAATTGTTTTGCTTTATCCATTTATGAAGGTCAAGTCGAAATGCATTTGTAACAttacatgagaaaaaaaatatatggttGGTGGTTTCCATGTTATTTTCACAAAGTGagcatatacaccaatcaggcataacattatgaccacctgcctaatatcgtgttggtcccctttttgctgccaaaactgacctgtcatacactgtgtattctgacacctttctatcagaaccagcattaacttcttcagcaatttgagcaacaaatagctcgtctgttggatcggatcacacgggccacctttcgctccccacgtgcatcagtgagccttggccgcccatgaccctgtctccagttcaccactgttccttccttggaccacttttgatagatactgaccactgcagacagggaacaccccacaagagctgcagttttggagatgctctgatcctgtcgtctagccatcacaatttggcccttgtcaaactcgctcaaatccttacacttgcccatttttcctgcttctaacacatcaacattgaggacaaaatgttcacttgctgcctaatatatcccacccactaacaggtgccatgatgagatcatcagtgttattcacttcacctctcactgctcataatgttatgcctgattggtgtataatgtTAAAAACAAAGTCTGAGTAATATTTTAGAGGGATAAATGTTCATAATGTTGAAATGTATGTCTTTCGCTTTGGGGGTATCGGAAACGTTAAGTACATTGTTTTCAGATTGCAGAATagaatttttatcatttttattttgacttATTTTTGACATGCCAGACTTTTCATGGTGAACTTTGCTAATGTCATAGgggggtttatttatttattttactacatATAAAAGGCTTAAGCTGTGTAAGGCAGGGTTCCTCAAATCTTGCCCTGGAGGGCCAAtgcactgcagagtttagctccaacccaGATCAAACTCCTCTGTGAGGAGTGGGAAGTGGTGCTGGCTTACCAGTTAGAGCATAGGTGTCAAAccgtatccacaaagggctggtgtgggtgcaggttctCATTCCAAcagagcagaagccacacctgctcggttggaatgaaaacctgcacccacaccggcccgtTGTGGATATGGTTTGACACCCCTGGGTTAGAGTGTTGGACTAATCATCGGAAGGTtggagttcgaatcccaggtccaccaagctaccacttggcccttaatcctcaaatgaataaaattagataaaaaaggataagggcgtctgctaaaatgccagaaatgtgaatgtagTCTGAGCCGAAAACAGTGGCACACAAATAATCTGTTGTGGTTTTGTAAAAGGGGAAAATTGGATGGCGTGTTTTTTGTAACTTGTGTAACGAAACAAATTagattttttcattcttttgctAGTTCGATGAAACTATTCAGAGGATCTCTAGGTATTTTATTACATAACAACAAGCCAAGGCAAACCATGTTTACAACGAACAGCCAATCAACACACGGAGGAAGTTAGCAAGCACCAGCAGGACTTAGCGGCTATTTATACAATCAGTGGAGAGTCAAAATGCCCAAATACCCTCTTTTAATGAATATATTCAGTGTTATGACATACCTGTTCCTGTCTCTAGAGTCTCCCCGTGAGCGGGGTCTCCTCGCCCGGTCCTCGCTGTCTGAATCACTCGAGCGGGCGGCTGGTCTGTGTCTTCTCTCCCTGGAGGCATCACTGCTTCTGGACCCGCTGCTCTCAGACCGAGCCTTTCTCCGTGAACTTTCAGCATGTCGGTTTCTTTCGTGTCTCTCCGGAGACCGTGATCGCACTACTCTACTCTTATTCCTTTCCTTTGAGCGACTCCGAGACCTGGATCGCTGGTGTTTCTTCGTGCCCATGTCTGTTCGCCTTTACGTTTGGGGTCCTGCAAAGAACGAGTCGCGTAAATAGCTAGTCAAAGactttgttataataaaaaaaataattaccgTAAAAATATAAACGTACGCTTTTAAACTATGGAATATAGTTTGTAGTCTTCATtcagaccaaaaaaaacaaaaaaaaatctgtgtgtgagaagttattttctgtttagGATTTAGGAGTCCATTTGAGCAGGCGAAGTTTAGGACACCACATTCAGGGAGCCTTCTTGATCAGTGACTAATGGCGCCTTATGTACGTCCTCCCCTGCGTcagcaatttattatttattttttgtttatcgCTAGTTAgttattcatttaataataataataataataataataataataataa
Encoded proteins:
- the cactin gene encoding splicing factor Cactin yields the protein MGTKKHQRSRSRSRSKERNKSRVVRSRSPERHERNRHAESSRRKARSESSGSRSSDASRERRHRPAARSSDSDSEDRARRPRSRGDSRDRNSSPFDDHGRKKHSKKSQKKEKHERRQSRSSSCSSARSSAERRRVRDGDSSDRDRRRRRRSAERRSKSPSRERRRERDEERRRSRGRERRSKDRDCKKKWNDRDDSKDRRKRRGSRSGSSVSSGSSASEQGDKKEGQVSAKEEQKKQKELLKALETPEEKRARRLAKKEAKERKKREKMGWSEEYMGYTNADNPFGDNNLLGTFKWQKALELKGIGHLGEKELKERNKLIQEENRRELQKVKQLRLEREREKAMREQELEMLQREKEAEHFKTWAEQEDNFHLHQAKLRSKIRIRDGRAKPIDLLAKYISAEDDDLSVEMHEPYTFLNGLTVTDMDDLLEDIKVYMELEQGKNVDFWRDMTTITEDEINKLRKLEASGKGPGDRREGINTSVSKDVQSVFKGKTYSQLQALHMNIESKIQAGGSNLDIGYWESLMQQVRVYMARARLRERHQDVLRQKLYKLKQEQGVESEPLFPIIKEEPEDEDPVTSQEKPSRSSPSLADGESPKQAEESKDKEEEDADERPGPSSTASADKEGGEGGGEGEGGEEGEKSGAVESVLTEEDLIQQSQAEYDSGRYSPVLLQPPELPLDTHVVDAEEDLQRLQLARRQLQVTGDANESAEDAFVRRAKEGMGGDEAQFSVEMPLTGKMYMWADKYRPRKPRFFNRVHTGFEWNKYNQTHYDFDNPPPKIVQGYKFNIFYPDLIDKRSTPQYFLEPSPDNKDFGILRFHAGPPYEDIAFKIVNREWEYSHRHGFRCQFANGIFQLWFHFKRYRYRR